The following proteins are encoded in a genomic region of Pagrus major chromosome 16, Pma_NU_1.0:
- the znf106a gene encoding zinc finger protein 106 — protein sequence MAKDRTCILCETVHNSKQEMDEHMRSMLHHRELEKLKGRDCGHECRVCKVTVVSLTDYASHISSPSHKQNVEAAEQKHAGNDRDEDYFDQVLVDLIEKRKEQIRKDKEAAAAKLAQEEEERKRKEDFQRRLKEAKEHYQRNCSWQQPTQGFNGSTQQSSWYRGNRYNTRPGEERPWYNKQGKSATWHAQEPPNFQKWASGELAGGSLHSQEGWGNKQWDQGQRSRLPWLSNGGSSNGVYGRNNISQCQQRSRPLSFLGPPLMYPPAPTFFAQALNQFQNPGNDQEVQQNDGLQNGEGQTAEPDHNCSKSSKTFGSNPKLDKACRWSPYPVTKGFESAPHKDTHPNSPENYPSVPKPQWQDKAPETSAFKRQSRPEQRPGQFNSSGQSVEDKGRHKTTPQVKPRDRSSSGSRSSSTQRDEYQNSASSSSNQNASKPVLQKDQTIFGLNIGPKLSKASNQAHAQSKSTAKLCGVSPLAVGPLQSRQERQLPETFRKARQPVLEKRSSLDSSRSNRMETSLHIVEEQQRDHVQSQIGVNKENSCSQNATKPNLPDLVRPEKPSVQSSDSSQFLQSLQVSTSTMESSEPAASSREDEENRKKEKETCSVAADETMQAVEAGQSSESDTSRSGEAQPASGSNSSSLSKLDLPPVLKRDLTKHISSKSKTLSLEPNLNIARRVRNLSESKRSDTEKDSGLKPTVRQLISASGSRRNVNWEQVYQEVRKKQDKGKGMPRFGIEMVPLDQEDQSQEEDDVPLLEGFQWDSLLDGSASGASRKRSLSESSVAPASSHSLFTSLMSNESPQEKKESSVSSTPIYAQGNKDNQHQQEVEQMLGQFEAKAQKQPDKLTSASVKALQRSDSVLGDSSSGTELYDGQGTGKRRRAAGDVHSAETSCLEHNNKRRKVKSKKERLQIDQLLSVSLREEELSCSLQTVDTSLIQARAALQAAYMEVQRLMVVKEQITGEMSTLRNKRIELLKGMQGSRVEEPPVKLKEEKTDSVQAEPQVPSSVTLSSVTDSAAAAVPSPSPPAERASPPSSSLPFMPVVVKQEPQSPVHVSSELDPVDDTTHLAHSTTPELPVATAAASPPDPALNFQPSPEKRPELYQTKTEHNWENFSVPADSKESLSGLVETAEKSIQATRNCLTPDFKPPLKLLSASRRSSEVGSVGDCAATQSFEPPSVLNLPASPSELRSGKRVRKLKKRKVLKKAQGTEQPESSDTELDGEALRPRWLRPRRRPSGSSQVSTSTQPSEDRDADVNMEGGEEPPRQLFPTIRHEKSDPKSPKHMVELPQVPPAELTLNLDSEENMEVSTACPQPHMDVLVPDSSRPEPQSLACNEVTSTSDMDICKSSESDVPFLITYPKSAKNSSDASSDHGDDDLPTEGVFEGHQEAVNAMQIHNGLLYTCSGDRTVKAFDLVTHKCVGVFEGHSSKVSCLLVSAAPCLHHRLYSGSSDQTIRCYSLKTRELEQQFSLSDRVLCLHSRWKFLYAGLANGTVVTFNLKTNKQMDVFECHGPRAVSCLASSQEGARRILLVGSYDSTISVRDAKNGLLLRTLEGHAKTVLCMKVVNDLVFSGSSDQCVYAHNIHTGELVRVYKGHSHAVTVVSVLGKVMVTACLDKLVRVYDLQSHEQLQIYGGHKDMVMCMAIHKSMIYTGCYDGSVQAVKLNLMQNFRCRWHGCSLVFGMMEHLQQHLINDHTSANVQTLKCRWKACEEFFCARNSSKQGMLMHMKKHAEEETELEP from the exons ATGGCGAAAGACAGAACGTGCATCCTCTGTGAAACAGTCCACAACTCCAAGCAG gagaTGGATGAGCACATGAGAAGTATGCTGCACCACCGAGAGCTGGAGAAGCTCAAAGGCCG GGACTGCGGACACGAGTGCAGAGTATGCAAGGTGACGGTGGTGAGCCTGACCGATTACGCCAGCCACATCTCCAGTCCCTCGCACAAGCAGAACGTGGAGGCTGCGGAACAAAAGCATGCTGGGAACGACCGTGACGAGGACTACTTCGATCAGGTTTTGGTGGATCTGattgagaagagaaaagaacagaTAAG aaaagacaaagaggctgctgctgcaaagctggcacaagaagaagaggagcgAAAGCGGAAGGAGGACTTTCAGCGGAGGTTAAAGGAAGCTAAGGAGCATTACCAGCGGAACTGTAGCTGGCAGCAGCCGACGCAGGGGTTCAATGGATCCACTCAACAAAGTTCTTGGTACAGAGGCAACCGATATAATACCAGACCTGGGGAGGAACGACCCTGGTACAACAAACAGGGGAAGAGCGCCACCTGGCATGCACAGGAGCCTCCCAACTTTCAGAAATGGGCGTCTGGAGAGCTTGCAGGTGGGAGTTTGCACAGCCAGGAAGGTTGGGGCAACAAACAGTGGGATCAGGGTCAACGAAGTCGACTGCCTTGGCTCAGCAATGGAGGCAGCAGTAACGGAGTCTATGGCCGAAACAATATTTCACAGTGCCAACAAAGAAGCCGGCCTCTGAGCTTTCTGGGGCCTCCTCTGATGTATCCACCTGCACCCACTTTCTTTGCCCAGGCTCTTAACCAGTTTCAAAATCCAGGCAATGATCAGGAAGTTCAGCAAAATGATGGGCTTCAGAATGGGGAGGGGCAGACAGCAGAGCCCGATCACAACTGCAGTAAGAGCTCGAAGACTTTTGGTAGCAATCCGAAGCTGGACAAAGCCTGTCGCTGGTCACCATATCCAGTCACAAAGGGTTTCGAATCTGCACCCCATAAGGATACTCACCCAAACTCACCAGAGAACTACCCCAGTGTCCCCAAACCTCAGTGGCAGGACAAAGCACCAGAAACCAGTGCCTTTAAGAGGCAGTCCCGACCTGAGCAGAGGCCCGGGCAGTTTAACTCAAGTGGGCAAAGTGTGGAAGACAAAGGGAGGCATAAAACAACCCCTCAAGTCAAACCCAGAGATCGGAGTAGCAGCGGCAGTAGAAGCAGCAGCACTCAGAGAGATGAATACCAGAACTCCGCATCTAGTTCTTCCAATCAGAATGCAAGTAAGCCGGTGCTGCAGAAAGATCAGACAATTTTTGGTCTCAACATTGGACCTAAACTCAGCAAGGCCTCCAATCAAGCACACGCACAATCAAAATCCACCGCAAAGCTGTGTGGAGTCAGTCCTCTGGCTGTTGGGCCTCTTCAATCACGGCAAGAACGGCAGCTCCCAGAAACGTTCAGGAAAGCCAGACAGCCTGTGTTAGAAAAGAGGAGCTCTTTGGATAGCTCTAGAAGCAACAGGATGGAAACATCACTGCACAttgtggaggagcagcagagagatcATGTACAGAGTCAGATTGGAgtcaacaaagaaaacagctgtaGCCAGAATGCTACTAAACCAAATCTACCAGACTTAGTTAGGCCAGAAAAGCCTTCGGTGCAGTCTTCAGACAGCAGCCAGTTCCTCCAGTCATTGCAGGTTAGCACCTCTACCATGGAGAGCTCTGAGCCTGCAGCCTCAAgcagagaagatgaggagaacaggaagaaagagaaggaaacatGCTCAGTGGCCGCAGATGAAACCATGCAGGCCGTTGAAGCAGGACAGAGCTCAGAGAGTGACACCTCCAGAAGTGGTGAAGCACAGCCGGCCTCGGGGTCAAACTCATCAAGTCTGTCCAAGCTCGACCTGCCTCCTGTTTTAAAACGAGACCTGACCAAACACATCAGCTCCAAGAGTAAAACATTAAGCCTTGAGCCCAACCTGAACATCGCCAGACGGGTGAGAAACCTGAGCGAGTCGAAGAGAAGCGACACAGAAAAAGACTCGGGGCTCAAACCGACTGTACGGCAGCTCATCAGCGCCTCCGGATCTCGACGCAATGTGAACTGGGAGCAGGTGTATCAGGAGGTCAGGAAGAAGCAGGACAAAGGAAAAGGCATGCCAAG GTTTGGGATAGAGATGGTGCCATTAGACCAGGAGGACCAGAGCCAGGAGGAGGATGACGTTCCCCTCCTAGAGGGCTTCCAGTGGGACTCATTGTTGGACGGCTCCGCCTCAGGAGCCTCCAGAAAACGCTCCTTATCGGAGAGCAGCGTCGCCCCTGCGTCCTCTCATTCCCTGTTTACCTCCCTGATGTCAAATGAGTCACCACAGGAGAAGAAGGAATCCTCTGTTTCTTCCACTCCCATATACGCTCAAGGGAACAAAGACAATCAGCATCAGCAAGAGGTAGAGCAGATGCTCGGCCAGTTTGAGGCCAAAGCACAGAAGCAGCCAGATAAACTGACATCAGCGTCAGTGAAGGCCCTCCAGAGGTCTGATTCAGTGCTTGGGGACAGCAGTTCAGGGACGGAGCTGTACGACGGCCAGGGGACGGGAAAGAGGCGAAGAGCAGCTGGG GACGTTCATAGTGCAGAGACTTCCTGCTTGGAGCACAATAACAAAAGAAGGAAGGTTAAATCCAAAAAag AACGTTTACAGATCgaccagctgctgtctgtgtctctgcggGAGGAAGAGTTGAGTTGCTCCCTTCAGACCGTGGACACCAGCCTGATCCAGGCCCGGGCTGCACTGCAGGCCGCTTACATGGAGGTGCAGCGGCTCATGGTGGTTAAAGAACAG ATTACTGGAGAGATGAGCACCCTGAGAAACAAGCGCATTGAGTTACTAAAAGGGATGCAAG GTAGCAGGGTGGAAGAACCTCCGGTCAAACTGAAAGAAGAGAAGACAGATTCAGTGCAAGCTGAGCCACAGGTTCCCTCCTCCGTTACTCTTTCCTCTGTTACggactctgcagctgctgctgtcccCAGTCCCAGTCCTCCTGCCGAGCgtgcctcccctccctcctccagcctccccTTCATGCCTGTAGTTGtcaaacaggagcctcagtcTCCTGTTCACGTCAGCTCAGAGTTGGACCCTGTGGACGATACAACCCACCTCGCTCACAGCACCACTCCAGAGCTGCCTGTCGCTACTGCTGCAGCCTCTCCACCAG ATCCTGCCCTTAACTTCCAGCCATCTCCTGAAAAAAGGCCTGAGCTGTACCAAACTAAAACAGAACATAACTGGGAGAACTTTAGCGTGCCTGCAGACAGCAAAGAGAGCCTGTCAGGACTGGTTGAGACAGCAGAAAAGAGCATACAGGCAACAAGAAACTGTCTCACCCCGGACTTCAAACCTCCCTTAAAGCTTCTGTCAGCCAGCAGGAGGAGCTCTGAGGTGGGGAGTGTTGGTGACTGTGCAGCCACACAGTCCTTTGAGCCCCCCTCAGTCCTGAATCTGCCCGCCTCTCCGTCTGAACTGAGGAGTGGAAAGCGTGTGAGGaagctgaagaagaggaaggtgCTGAAGAAGGCTCAAGGGACGGAGCAGCCTGAGAGCAGCGACACAGAGTTAGATGGAGAGGCCTTGAGGCCGAGGTGGCTTCGACCTCGCAGGAGACCCAGTGGAAGCTCTCAGGTCAGCACCTCCACGCAGCCTTCAGAGGATAGAGACGCTGACGTGAACATGGAGGGGGGTGAGGAACCCCCAAGGCAGCTATTTCCAACCATCAGACATGAGAAATCAGACCCTAAGTCCCCCAAACACATGGTGGAGCTTCCCCAGGTGCCCCCCGCTGAATTAACATTGAACTTAGATTCAGAAGAAAACATGGAGGTCAGCACAGCCTGTCCGCAGCCCCACATGGATGTCCTGGTCCCAGACTCCTCCAGGCCTGAACCACAGAGCCTGGCTTGCAACGAGGTCACCTCCACCAGTGACATGGATATATGTAAATCCTCTGAGAG CGACGTTCCGTTTCTCATCACATATCCCAAGAGTGCGAAGAACTCATCAG ATGCATCATCTGACCACGGTGACGACGATCTGCCCACTGAGGGTGTGTTCGAGGGCCACCAGGAGGCAGTCAACGCCATGCAGATCCACAATGGGCTGCTGTACACATGCTCAGGAGACCGGACTGTCAAAGCCTTCGACCTGGTG ACTCATAAATGTGTCGGTGTGTTTGAGGGTCACAGCTCCAAAGTGAGCTGCCTGTTGGTATCCGCGGCTCCCTGCCTGCATCATCGCCTTTACTCTGGGTCCAGTGACCAGACCATCCGCTGCTACAGTCTCAAG ACACGAGAACTGGAGCAGCAGTTCTCTCTGTCGGACCGAGTCCTCTGCCTCCACAGTCGCTGGAAGTTTTTGTACGCTGGTCTTGCAAACGGCACAGTGGTGACCTTTAACCTCAAG ACAAACAAGCAGATGGACGTGTTCGAGTGCCACGGGCCGCGAGCTGTCAGCTGTCTGGCCTCGTCTCAGGAGGGAGCCCGGAGAATCCTGCTGGTCGGCTCCTACGACAGCACCATCAGTGTGAGAGACGCCAAGAACGGACTGCTGCTGCGCACGCTGGAGGGACACGCGAAGACTGTGCTCTGCATGAAG gtGGTTAATGACCTGGTGTTCAGTGGATCCAGTGATCAGTGTGTCTATGCACACAACATCCAT ACAGGAGAGCTGGTGCGGGTCTATAAGGGTCACAGTCATGCTGTTACTGTCGTGTCCGTCCTGGGGAAGGTGATGGTGACCGCTTGTCTCGACAAACTGGTCCGCGTCTACGATCTGCAG TCTCATGAGCAGCTGCAGATTTATGGTGGACACAAGGACATGGTGATGTGTATGGCCATCCACAAGAGCATG atcTACACGGGCTGTTACGATGGCAGCGTGCAGGCCGTCAAACTGAACCTGATGCAGAACTTCCGCTGCCGG TGGCACGGCTGTTCGCTGGTGTTCGGGATGATGGAGCATCTGCAGCAGCACCTGATCAACGACCACACCAGTGCCAACGTCCAGACGCTCAAGTGCCGCTGGAAAGCCTGTGAGGAGTTTTTCTGTGCACGCAACAGCTCCAAACAG GGGATGCTGATGCACATGAAGAAACACGCTGAGGAGGAGACTGAACTGGAGCCTTAA